The stretch of DNA ACACCGATTCCCTGCTCGCAGAGGTACCCCCAAAGAGAACACAACAACTATGACACCAAGCAACACAATCCTCGGACCCGTATCCTATGAGGTCACCTTTCTAGTCTTTGCTTTCAGATGACATCTACTTCAGATGTCAGGTCGAGGGCAAGTGCACACCTTCTTGCATTTGTCCATGGTTGCCTTCTCCTTTAGGAGGCAACCACTTGTCTTGCCAAAACCAGGACAAGCAGCCTCCGAACTAGCGATAAAGTAGCAAAAACAAAGAAGGAAAAACTTGAAGAGAGCCCTGGAACAGGTTACCGTGCATGAGACGCAACTACTTTGTTCTTCAATCACACATTTGTGTTGTTGTGAAGCGACCTTCATTTGTGCTTCTAAATTTGACCCAGAAAAGTAACTACCGTTTCCGAATGGTTGTTGCCTGTCTGATGTGGTGATGCTTGACAATGAGTATGCCTGTTACACCCCCTAAAACCCATACGAGTGTTTCAAATCCAGGGCCTCTTTGATGTGTAGGGGTTTTAAAGCACAGGAAAAACATGGAATGGAAGTGGCATGTCATGTTGAATCCTATAGAATTAGTAAACCAGAGGAACTTGGAGCGGTGGATATTTGATGCCACAGGAAAACAAATGAATAACACAAAGAGGTTTGAGTGAACGACATGTTCCGTCCAATTGAGCGCAAAGCAAAGCAAAGCTTAGGTGTTTTTCGTAACGAATCCAACGAATCAAGCAACACATTTAAATATATCTTTTCGAAATGATATAAATCTTCTAAAATTCCTCTGAAATTCCTTTGAATCCAAAAAGCTTTGAAGTTCCACCATGCCTTTATTCTTCTCCCACTGCAGATTGCTGAATCCTTATCAGCAGAGGCCATCACAAGTGGGCAGCGCCTCACGAGAAGCTTCCTCGCTCAGTTATACGGATGAGATCGAACATTTTGACTTCCCAAAACCGGGGCCATCCGGCCATGCAAAGATGATACTAGACCCAACCCACACCACTCTTCAAATGCTACATACTGCCATGCGGTGAACCAGTGAAGGTTGCATCCgagggagggaggaaggatggCAGTGACCCGTTTCTCTGCACCACCAACATCCAGCTGACCGTGATACAATGCAACCAGCACACGAGCTGCCACGTCGAAGCCCCGTCCGTTGATCTGAAGCAAAGATTAGTGTATCATTTCAGACTGTCACAGCACGAAAGACGCAGCCTGTGCACCCGATCGGCAACGTGATCCAGCGACTGTAAACCGGATCGCTTGTGTCCCCTGCCCGCGCGCGCAGCCGTTTTGTCTGCTGATCAAACTGCCCGGGAAGGCAAAACCAGCTCTTGTGTCTCGCCCATCTCCGGCTGTTTGTGGCCAAGCCATTGACCTACGGATTATTGTTTACGCTCTAGCCTCACCCTCAACAGCTCAGCGGGGCTAGAGTTTTCAAGACTCGGCAACCTTTGCTACGAGCGGCGGACAGCTGTGTGTCCCTCGAGATCTGCATGCATGCCTGTGACCGACGGAAGCATCCCGGAACTTGTTACCACAGCCCGGTGCCGGTGGTGCCATGGCCAAGCCTCTCTATAAATAAGCGGTTTACCGTTCACTTAGCTCACATCTCAGCATCGATCACACATTCATCGACCTCTTTCCCATCTGTCAGTCTCTATAGTCAGCTTGAGCTAGCCACACTCTGTTCTTCGACCACAGCCACAAGTCCTCTGAGATGGCATTCGTTTGTGCCAAGGCAGTGCTGCTCGCAGCGGTGATGCTTGCGAGCGCGGCACAGCTTTGCATGGGCGCGAGGCGCCGCATGGAGCTGTACCGGCCGGACCCGGCCGACATGCTCTCCTACCACAATGGCGCCGTGCTCCACGGCGACATCGCGGTGTCCGTCCTTTGGTACGGCAGCTTCAAGCCGGCGCAGAAGGCGGTGATCCTCGACTTCCTCCTCTCGCTCACCGCCGAGCCTCAGGCCGCCTCGCCGTCGGTCGCGCAGTGGTGGAGCACCATCGACCAGCAGTACCTCTCCCCCGCGAGCGCGAAGTCCAACGGCGCGGGCGAGAAGACTCGTGTCCTGCTCGCGGACCAGCTCTCCGACGGCGCGTGCTCCATGGGCAAGTCACTGACCCTTGAGCAGATCACCGCCCTGGCCGCGACGGCTAGCCCCAAGAAAGGCGGCGTCGCGGTGGTCTTCACGGCGCAGGACGTGGCAGTGGAGGGCTTCGGCATGGGCCGGTGCAGCCTGCACGGCTCCGACGCCAGCTCCGGCACGACCCACATCTGGGTCGGCAACCCGGAGACGCAGTGCCCCGGCGCGTGCGCGTGGCCCTTCCACCAGCCCGCCTACGGCCCCCAGGACGCGCCCCTAATGGCGCCCAACGGCGACGTCGGCGCGGACGCCATGGTCATGAACCTTGCGAGCATGCTCGCCGGCGCGGCGACCAACCCGTTCGGCGACGGGTATTACCAGGGCAGCAGCGACGCCCCGCTGGAGGCCGCCACCGCCTGCCCAGGAGTCTTCGGCAACGGCGCGTACCCTGGATACGCCGGCGACCTCAAAGTGGACCAGGCCACCGGGGCGAGCTACAATTGCAATGGCGCGCATGGCAGGAAGTACTTGCTTCCTGCGCTCTACGACCCTTCCAAGTCCGCCTGTGGCACTTTGGTCTAGTACAAACTGCATTCCAGCATTATTTTTGTAGTTCGTCTGTTCAGAAGGTAGTGTATATATGTCAGAACTGAAGCTATGTAGTAATTCTTTCATCGATCAGATCCTCATGTGTCGGCAATAATGTTGATCAACGAAATGAAATCGGACTATTCTCAATTGTTGCAACGTCCATTTATTTCTGAATCTTTAATGATTTTTTTAGCAAAGATGTTTTTAAATTATGTGGAAGAGCTTTTGTAACATGAGGCTCATTTGATATTTTTAGGTCTTCGATGCATGACTTCAGTATAGACTTTCACTTATAACTACAACGGTTGGGCGCTCTTTGCTGCGTCGTTGATGTAGTTGGATAAAAATACCCACTCTGTTTCAAAATACAAGGTGTATTACTTTTTTGGAAATTGAAGcttttaagtttgatcaaatttgtagGTAAATACATCCAAATCCACAATAACAAATTGATataattagattcatcatgaaatgaatgtCCATAACattttgtttaatattgtggatgttgatttttttggctctaaacttggtcaaagttaaaggAATTTAACTTTTCAAAAAATTAATACCCCTTATATTTTTGAATTGGTGGAATATTTAGTTCGGCGGGGCAGGGAGATGATGTAGTGTTTTTTCTATAAAACAGTGATTTGGTGGGCCTTTCGTGGTGTGATTGTTATCAGCTAATAAACCCATATTTATTTGGGGAAATTTCCGCGTCTGTAGCTGCATGTACTCTATTGGTGTTGCTGTATCAGATGGTGGCATTTCGTTTTTCTAGGTGGTAGAAGCGTGCGCGAGATTGATATGTTTCTATAGGCCTGTTTTTGCTGATTGATTTAAAAAATCATTGGCCCGATCAAAACAGTACACCAAATCTAAAATTGAATACCTTAGTTGAATGAAAAGGCTTCAAAATTAGGGAACATAGTGAATTAAAATAATTGAATGGGAGAGCTCCTCGGAAAATTGTTGACCTGGTCAAAATTGAATGACCCAATTCTAAATTGAGGACGTCAACTAATTGTGGTGTATTAAAAGTTAGGAAGCATGGTGTATACTATAAAAGAAATGAATGGGAGAGCTTTGAGAAATTAGTGACCCGATCAGAATTGGGTGAACCAATTCCAATTAGAGACCTCAGCTGATTGTGAGGCCTTTAAAATTAGGGAGCTTAGtattgttgacccggtcaaaattgAGTTAAACCAATTCTAAATTGAAGGCATCAATTAATTGTGAGGCCTAAAAAATGAAGGAGCATTTTGTGTAGTATAACAAAATTGAATCGGAAAGCATTGAGAATTTGTGTACCCGATCAAGATTGGGTGGCCCAATCTTAATTGGAGACCTCAATTGAATGTGAGCTTTTTAAAACTAGGGAGCTTAGTATTATAGAGGATATGTCACCATAATTAGTATAAGTAGTATATATGTTGATCAACGAAATAATGTTGATCAACAAAATGAAATCTGGTTATTCTCAATTGTTGCAATGTCCATTTATTTCCGAGTCTATTTTGAATTTTGTTGCAAGGATGCTTTTAATTTTTGTGGAAGAGCTTTTGTAACATGAGGCTCATTTCATATTTACCTGGACTTCACAATAGACTTTCACTTATAATATTTCACCATACTTAGTATAACTATATATGAAAGGGAAATGCATAATAGAGTTCGAAATTTCATGAAGTATACTACTTGCGTGCAAAGTTTCATGAAGAAATACCTTTTTATGCGAGCTACAAAAATTGATAAAATCACATATATCTAGCACACATGTACCATCACTATAAAAGTATTAGATTTTTTTAGAGCTCACATGAAAAATGTATTTCGTGATGAACTATCACGCGCATCTAATATACTTTCAGATAGTTTTAAACTTAAAAGGATGATTTTTGTGTGTTACAAAATTTCAGGCTCCATGAAGACCGAGAGCAAAAAATCCACTCTCTAGATGAAAAAAAAGTATATATAGCAAGATAAATACAACTGCACCGTTCATATGTTTTGGTATATATACAATGGTTAAATTCATTCATTAGATCACAGAAAGACAAATACTTCTTATAGTTTTGGTTGTGGTGAGTATTTACAAGCGTAAGAGCATCGACAACACCTAGCTTAAAATGAGTTAAATACCGACAAAAGATATATGAGTTTTGGGTCCAAAAACAACTCCAACTGTTAAAGCTACATGGGTTGCTAAATTTTCTAGACTACTACATTTATTTATTTTGCGGGGTACTGCATATATTTTTCTACTCAAGTGTAAAATATAGCCTTCGATTGGCCCAAAGGCTAAGGGCCCCTTTGATTCAAAGTATTTTCACAAGTTTTTTTAGAGGAGTAGAACCCTTTGAAATTTTACCTACAATGGtcttttaatttgtaggattgaatCCTACAAGAATTTTTTCTAAGAATCATTTGTACTGCATTGCATATGAAATCTAGCATCTACTCCAAATTCTTGAAAAGAtacctttgtttttcatgtgatgcaaTCAAACAGACTCAACTCTTGTAAGGTTCAAATGGGCATGCCATTCCAATCATGTGTTTTCCTTATGCCAGCGTTTTTACAATCCTGCAAATCAAAAAGGCCCTACGGACCTTTGAATTGGAGGATTTTCCTAGGAATTCTAGAGGATTTCAATCCTAAGGAATTATTCCTATGGAGAAGCCCTTTGGATCATAGGATTATGCCTATCAAATTCATTCCTAGACCCCATTCCATAGGAATTCCAACATGAGCTCAaatctctttttatttttctttgaaaAGTCCAATGTACATTTCGCTCTATCTCTCTCTATTTTTTGTCTTCAATCCTCTAAAACTCCCTCTTTCTTATGCACCATCCAAAGACACTCATTGCAGGACTCCTTTGTTTAGAAATTTTGGAAGATTTTATGATACGTGACACCTCAATCATgtgtttttattttcttattattccTACATTTACGTATTCCTACAATACAAAGAAGCCCTAAAACCAAATAGTGCACCGCCCCACCCTTGAAGTTTCACAGTCGTCGTGCCACCTCATCCTACCTTTGCCCCACTCGATTTTGGCCGCGAGACATCGCAGCCACTCCCTCGGCCGCCCGAGCCACACCGTTGTAAATCCCCACAAATCGGGACATTTTTCGTGACCCCTGTGACCGCCATAGCTCGAGACGTCATCGGCAGATTTCGCAGATTTCGGCCATCCTCCGCCCCGCCGCTGCCCACCGTTTTCGATTAGTGACCAGGTGACTAGCACACGACAACTACGAACACTGCCAAGCTGCAAGTTCATGTCGGGCTCTTGATGCTCGTTCTGGGCGATGCTCCCAGATTTGATCGCAGCCTTGATtacttgtatctgcgttggtaattccccgaagaggagaggatgatgcagtacaacaaTGGTAAGTATTTACTACAACTATAAAacgaaggttatcaatccagtaggagaaccgagAAACActgtgtaaacggtacctgcacacaaagaacaaatacttgtaacccaacctgtaagaggggttgtcaatccctcctcggtattgagatagataaatttgtagtagattaaataaatagatcttgcaaaaacacaaaataaaataaataaagaaaaagtccAGGAAAGTATTTTGGGTTTTGGAATAATTGATCTGAAAAAAATATGATAAAAAATAGACCAGGGGTCGtacatttcactagtggcttctctcgagaaaataacataaggtgggtaaataaattactgttgggcaattgatagaagagcaaataattatggcaataaccaaggcaatgatcatgtatatatgcatcacatccaagattagtagactgactcctgcttgcatctattactccacacatcgaccgctatccagcatgcatctagtgtattaagttcatggagaaacggagtaatgcaataaaaacgatgacatagtgtagacaagatctattcatgtaggaatagatcccatctttttatccttaataacaACAATACATGCGTGCCTCGCTATCCCTCCTATCACTAAGTGaggacaccgtaagatcgaacccataacaaagcacctcttcccattgcaagaaaaatcaatgtagttggccaaactaaaccaaagttccggagaagaaatacgaggctataataatcatgcatataagagatcaaagaagtctCAAATAATATTCTTagttagatctgatcataaactcgcaattcatcggatcccaacaaagacaccgcaaaaagtcattacatcaaatagatctccaagaacatcgaggagaacattgtattgagaatcaaaaagagagaagaagccatcttgctactgcctacgaacccgtaggtctatggtgaactactcacgcatcatcggaggagcaccaatgaggatgattaaCCCCTCCATGATCGTGTTCCCCTCTGGCAAGGTGacagaatagggctctagattggatctcgtggttctcaaacttgcggcggctggaattgtgtttcgtcgactcccctagggtttttgaaatatttgggtatttatagagctaagaggcggtggaaaggactcccgtgggccccactacccacttgggcgcgccagggcCTCTAGCGTGCCCTCGTGTCTTGTGGGcaccacgggcctcccctctggtacttccatGGCTCCCAAGTTGCCTTCTGGgcagaaaaaatcttcaaaaagtgttgtggcatttggactccgtttgatatggatattctacgaagtaaaaaacaagcaaaaaaatagcaaccgacactgggcactatgtcaataggttagtcccaaaatatgatgtaaagttgctataaagtgaatataaaacatccaagaatgataatataacatgatggaacaataaaaaattatagatacatttgaaacgtatcagcatccccaagcataattcctacttacctcgagtaggtaaatgataaaaacagaatttttatcaaagtgGACCAGGCCACTGGGGCGAGCTACAACTATAATGGTGCGCATGGCAGGAAGTACTTGGTTCCTGCGCTCTACGACCCTTCCAAGTCCGTCTGTGGCACTTTGGTCTAGTACAAGCTGCATTCCAGCATTATTTTTGTTGTTCGTCTGTTCAGAAGGTAGTGTATATATGTCAGAACTGAAGCTATGTAGTAATTCTTTCATCGATGAGGTCCTCATGCGTCGGCGATAATGTTGATCAACGAAATGAAATCAGGTTATTCCCAATCGTTGCAATGTCCATTTATTTCTGAATCTATTTTGAATTTTTTGCAAGGATGTTTCTAAATTTTGTGGAAGAGCTTTTGTAACATGAGgctcattttttttgcaaaaaaacatgaGGCGCATTTGATATTTTCAGGTCTCTGATGCACGACTTCATTATAGACTTTCACTTATGATATGTTACCATAATTAGTATAAGTAGTACTGTATATATGAAAGGGAATGCAAAACAGAGCTCGGGCTCCATGGAGCCCTTTATAAGAGTTTAAAATTCAAAATATATTGTTTCACAAAATTATGAAAAGAAATACacacatacatactgatgtatagtaCTTGCCTGCAAAGTTTTATGAAAAAATACTTTTTTTTGCGAACTACAAAAAATGATAAAATCACATATATCTAGCACATGTACTATCACTATAAAAGTACTTGAGTTTTTTAGAGCTCTCATGAAAATGTATTTCGTGATGAAATTTCACGCACATCTAATATACATCTACAAGTATTTATGTATTTCTTTCAAATATTTTTAAACTTAAAAGGTTGATTTTTGAGTGTTACAAAATTTCGGGCTCCATGAAGCCCGGGAGCAAAAAAAtccactctccatatgaaaaaaatGTACATATAGCAAGATAAATACAACTGCACCGTTCATATGTTTTAGTAATATATATTGTGGTTAAATTCGTTCATTAGATCAtagaaatgaaggaaatatgccctagaag from Triticum dicoccoides isolate Atlit2015 ecotype Zavitan chromosome 6A, WEW_v2.0, whole genome shotgun sequence encodes:
- the LOC119317949 gene encoding protein PHOSPHATE-INDUCED 1-like → MAFVCAKAVLLAAVMLASAAQLCMGARRRMELYRPDPADMLSYHNGAVLHGDIAVSVLWYGSFKPAQKAVILDFLLSLTAEPQAASPSVAQWWSTIDQQYLSPASAKSNGAGEKTRVLLADQLSDGACSMGKSLTLEQITALAATASPKKGGVAVVFTAQDVAVEGFGMGRCSLHGSDASSGTTHIWVGNPETQCPGACAWPFHQPAYGPQDAPLMAPNGDVGADAMVMNLASMLAGAATNPFGDGYYQGSSDAPLEAATACPGVFGNGAYPGYAGDLKVDQATGASYNCNGAHGRKYLLPALYDPSKSACGTLV